Proteins co-encoded in one Ruegeria pomeroyi DSS-3 genomic window:
- a CDS encoding GAF domain-containing protein, whose product MTVDYPSLAKTIAALTEGETDPVALMATVTCEVHHSDDRFNWTGFYRVTEPGVLKIGPYQGGHGCLRIPFDKGVCGAAASTGEVQLVPDVDAFPGHIACASSTRSELVLPVFGRTGALIAVFDIDSDLPDAFTVADAEALGAILEQVFAQ is encoded by the coding sequence ATGACCGTCGATTACCCCAGCCTCGCCAAGACCATCGCCGCCCTCACCGAGGGCGAGACCGATCCGGTGGCGCTGATGGCGACGGTCACCTGCGAGGTGCATCATTCAGATGATCGGTTCAACTGGACCGGCTTCTACCGGGTGACCGAGCCCGGAGTGCTCAAGATCGGCCCCTATCAGGGCGGTCACGGCTGTTTGCGCATCCCCTTTGACAAGGGCGTCTGTGGTGCCGCGGCGAGCACCGGTGAGGTGCAGCTGGTTCCTGACGTTGATGCCTTCCCCGGCCATATCGCATGTGCCTCTTCGACCCGGTCGGAACTGGTGCTGCCGGTGTTTGGCCGGACCGGCGCGCTGATTGCGGTGTTCGATATCGACAGTGACCTGCCGGATGCCTTTACGGTTGCCGATGCCGAAGCGCTGGGCGCGATCCTAGAGCAGGTCTTTGCCCAGTAG
- a CDS encoding DUF1294 domain-containing protein gives MWNAILYLWVLNGLTVALFAWDKLCARWNRGRVPEHLLLWLSALGGSPAALLSRWLFRHKTRKQPFGRWLWSIVLFQITALVILLGKDLL, from the coding sequence ATGTGGAACGCGATCCTCTATCTCTGGGTCCTCAACGGGCTGACGGTGGCGCTGTTTGCCTGGGACAAGCTCTGTGCGCGGTGGAACCGAGGCCGGGTACCGGAACACCTGCTGCTCTGGCTGTCGGCCCTTGGCGGCAGCCCGGCAGCGCTGCTGTCGCGGTGGCTGTTCCGGCACAAGACCCGCAAGCAGCCCTTTGGTCGCTGGCTGTGGTCGATCGTGCTGTTTCAGATCACCGCCCTGGTGATCCTACTGGGCAAAGACCTGCTCTAG
- a CDS encoding helix-turn-helix domain-containing protein has protein sequence MNTQAPSSATLGADLRALRKARGLTLSEIAARLGRSVGWLSQVERDMSEPSISDLRQIAGCLGVPMSMLFAHAAAPAEEQGYVVRAGARRPMGSGEEGLIEELLSPDLTDDFEMVHSTFAPQSRMQTPANRPTQEVGYMLSGRLELTIGGRQFSVGPGDSFRIRHEPYQWANPHDEPAVAVWVIAPPVY, from the coding sequence GTGAATACGCAAGCCCCGTCCAGCGCGACGCTTGGCGCCGATCTGCGCGCTCTGCGCAAGGCGCGCGGCCTGACGCTGAGCGAGATCGCGGCGCGGCTCGGGCGCTCGGTCGGCTGGCTCAGCCAGGTAGAGCGCGACATGTCCGAACCCTCGATCTCGGACCTGCGCCAGATCGCGGGTTGCCTGGGCGTGCCGATGTCGATGCTGTTTGCCCATGCCGCCGCCCCGGCCGAGGAACAGGGATACGTGGTGCGGGCAGGCGCGCGGCGCCCGATGGGTTCCGGCGAAGAGGGGCTGATCGAAGAGCTGCTGTCGCCGGATTTGACCGACGATTTCGAGATGGTGCATTCCACTTTTGCGCCGCAGTCGCGAATGCAGACCCCGGCCAACCGCCCGACGCAAGAGGTGGGATACATGCTGTCCGGGCGGTTGGAGCTGACCATCGGCGGCCGCCAGTTCTCGGTCGGGCCGGGCGACAGTTTCCGCATCCGCCATGAACCCTATCAATGGGCCAATCCCCATGACGAGCCCGCCGTGGCCGTCTGGGTGATCGCCCCGCCGGTCTATTGA